In a genomic window of Trachemys scripta elegans isolate TJP31775 chromosome 12, CAS_Tse_1.0, whole genome shotgun sequence:
- the LOC117886223 gene encoding adenylate cyclase type 4-like isoform X2 produces MGSGLLPRGAWGSGIQPSCSHLHPHGSWLQPWGAWALGFSCRAPRTPVENCCLIGCSLPSPTSHPPRSIFRVRSPKGPDEELDGVDEKFFQVLEQLNSQKQWKKSEDFNRITLYFKEKLMEKEYRLSALPAFKYYTACTFLVFLSNFLIQMLVAHKTPALGISYGISFFLFILLLFICFAGNLACFQKGPKMLYWVPSLSTAVCTQPWLRVTLGVTTILVVLTMAMFNFFFIPTPWCPPPSHNPTVPVNATRESPSTDSLFSIPYYVYCCILGLLSCSLFLHMNFELKFLMLTLCLVIYNVLFLRSHAWLSDCYVGRLYPNQTVLRPGVLKEPKLMGAVSFFVFFFTLLALARQNEYYCRLDFLWKKKFKKEREEIETMENLNRVLLENVLPADVAQQFIGQNRRNEDLYHQSYDCVCVLFASIPDFKEFYSESNVNHEGLECLRLLNEIIADFDELLSKPKFSGVEKIKTIGSTYMAATGLNATSGQDNQQDAERSYTHLGIMVEFAVALIAKLDIINKHSFNTFKLRVGINHGPVVAGVIGAQKPQYDIWGNTVNVASRMESTGVLGKIQV; encoded by the exons atgggctcagggcttctgccccgtgGGGCTTGGGGCTCCGGAATTCAGCCCAGCTGCTCCCACCTCCATCCCCAtggctcctggctccagccctggggggcttgggctctggggtTTAGCTGCAGGGCCCCGCGGACCCctgttgagaactgctgccttaTAGggtgctctctcccctcccccacgtcTCACCCCCCCCGTTCCATTTTCAGGGTTCGTTCCCCCAAGGGGCCGGATGAGGAGCTCGATGGGGTGGATGAGAAATTCTTCCAGGTGTTGGAACAGCTCAACTCCCAGAA ACAGTGGAAGAAGTCGGAGGATTTTAACCGCATCACCCTGTACTTCAAGGAGAAACTCATGGAGAAGGAG TATCGACTCTCCGCTCTGCCTGCCTTCAAGTACTACACGGCCTGCACCTTCCTGGTCTTCCTCTCCAACTTCCTCATCCAGATGCTGGTGGCTCACAA GACCCCAGCTCTAGGAATCTCCTACGGTATCTCCttcttcctcttcatcctcctcctcttcatctgcTTCGCTGGGAACCTGGCG TGCTTCCAGAAAGGCCCCAAGATGCTGTACTGGGTGCCCTCCCTCTCCACGGCCGTCTGCACCCAGCCCTGGCTCCGGGTCACCCTGGGCGTCACCACCATCCTGGTTGTCCTCACCATGGCGATGTTCAACTTC TTCTTCATACCCACGCCCTGGTGTCCTCCACCATCCCATAATCCCACGGTGCCAGTGAATGCCACACGAGAATCTCCCTCGACCGATTCCTTATTCAGCATTCCG TACTACGTTTACTGTTGCATCCTGGGACTCCTCTCCTGCTCACTCTTCCTCCACATGAATTTTGAACTCAAGTTCCTGATGCTGACGCTTTGCCTGGTGATCTACAATGTCCTCTTCCTCCGCAGCCACGCCTGGCTCTCCGACTGCTACGTCGGGCGCCTCTACCCCAACCAGACCGTGCTCAG GCCGGGGGTCCTGAAGGAACCCAAGCTGATGGGAGCCGTTTCCTTCTTTGTCTTCTTCTTCACCCTGCTGGCCCTGGCTAGACAA AACGAGTATTATTGCCGCCTTGACTTCTTGTGGAAGAAGAAGTTCAAGAAGGAGCGCGAGGAGATCGAGACCATGGAGAACCTGAACCGTGTCCTGCTGGAGAATGTGCTCCCGGCCGACGTGGCGCAGCAATTCATCGGCCAGAACCGGCGTAACGAG GACCTTTACCATCAATCCTATGACTGTGTCTGTGTCCTCTTCGCCTCCATCCCCGACTTCAAGGAGTTCTATTCCGAGTCCAACGTCAACCACGAAGGGCTGGAATGTCTGCGGCTGCTCAATGAGATCATTGCGGATTTTGACGAG CTGCTCTCGAAGCCAAAATTCAGTGGCGTGGAGAAGATCAAGACCATTGGCAGCACCTACATGGCAGCTACGGGATTAAATGCCACTTCTggccaggacaaccagcag GATGCCGAGAGGAGCTACACCCACCTGGGCATCATGGTGGAGTTCGCGGTGGCCCTGATAGCCAAGCTGGATATCATCAACAAACACTCCTTCAACACCTTCAAACTCCGTGTGG GAATAAACCATGGCCCTGTGGTGGCTGGTGTGATCGGAGCCCAGAAACCCCAATATGACATTTGGGGAAACACGGTGAATGTGGCGAGTCGCATGGAGAGCACTGGGGTGCTGGGGAAGATCCAGGTATGA
- the LOC117886223 gene encoding adenylate cyclase type 4-like isoform X1 — translation MGSGLLPRGAWGSGIQPSCSHLHPHGSWLQPWGAWALGFSCRAPRTPVENCCLIGCSLPSPTSHPPRSIFRVRSPKGPDEELDGVDEKFFQVLEQLNSQKQWKKSEDFNRITLYFKEKLMEKEYRLSALPAFKYYTACTFLVFLSNFLIQMLVAHKTPALGISYGISFFLFILLLFICFAGNLAKCFQKGPKMLYWVPSLSTAVCTQPWLRVTLGVTTILVVLTMAMFNFFFIPTPWCPPPSHNPTVPVNATRESPSTDSLFSIPYYVYCCILGLLSCSLFLHMNFELKFLMLTLCLVIYNVLFLRSHAWLSDCYVGRLYPNQTVLRPGVLKEPKLMGAVSFFVFFFTLLALARQNEYYCRLDFLWKKKFKKEREEIETMENLNRVLLENVLPADVAQQFIGQNRRNEDLYHQSYDCVCVLFASIPDFKEFYSESNVNHEGLECLRLLNEIIADFDELLSKPKFSGVEKIKTIGSTYMAATGLNATSGQDNQQDAERSYTHLGIMVEFAVALIAKLDIINKHSFNTFKLRVGINHGPVVAGVIGAQKPQYDIWGNTVNVASRMESTGVLGKIQV, via the exons atgggctcagggcttctgccccgtgGGGCTTGGGGCTCCGGAATTCAGCCCAGCTGCTCCCACCTCCATCCCCAtggctcctggctccagccctggggggcttgggctctggggtTTAGCTGCAGGGCCCCGCGGACCCctgttgagaactgctgccttaTAGggtgctctctcccctcccccacgtcTCACCCCCCCCGTTCCATTTTCAGGGTTCGTTCCCCCAAGGGGCCGGATGAGGAGCTCGATGGGGTGGATGAGAAATTCTTCCAGGTGTTGGAACAGCTCAACTCCCAGAA ACAGTGGAAGAAGTCGGAGGATTTTAACCGCATCACCCTGTACTTCAAGGAGAAACTCATGGAGAAGGAG TATCGACTCTCCGCTCTGCCTGCCTTCAAGTACTACACGGCCTGCACCTTCCTGGTCTTCCTCTCCAACTTCCTCATCCAGATGCTGGTGGCTCACAA GACCCCAGCTCTAGGAATCTCCTACGGTATCTCCttcttcctcttcatcctcctcctcttcatctgcTTCGCTGGGAACCTGGCG AAGTGCTTCCAGAAAGGCCCCAAGATGCTGTACTGGGTGCCCTCCCTCTCCACGGCCGTCTGCACCCAGCCCTGGCTCCGGGTCACCCTGGGCGTCACCACCATCCTGGTTGTCCTCACCATGGCGATGTTCAACTTC TTCTTCATACCCACGCCCTGGTGTCCTCCACCATCCCATAATCCCACGGTGCCAGTGAATGCCACACGAGAATCTCCCTCGACCGATTCCTTATTCAGCATTCCG TACTACGTTTACTGTTGCATCCTGGGACTCCTCTCCTGCTCACTCTTCCTCCACATGAATTTTGAACTCAAGTTCCTGATGCTGACGCTTTGCCTGGTGATCTACAATGTCCTCTTCCTCCGCAGCCACGCCTGGCTCTCCGACTGCTACGTCGGGCGCCTCTACCCCAACCAGACCGTGCTCAG GCCGGGGGTCCTGAAGGAACCCAAGCTGATGGGAGCCGTTTCCTTCTTTGTCTTCTTCTTCACCCTGCTGGCCCTGGCTAGACAA AACGAGTATTATTGCCGCCTTGACTTCTTGTGGAAGAAGAAGTTCAAGAAGGAGCGCGAGGAGATCGAGACCATGGAGAACCTGAACCGTGTCCTGCTGGAGAATGTGCTCCCGGCCGACGTGGCGCAGCAATTCATCGGCCAGAACCGGCGTAACGAG GACCTTTACCATCAATCCTATGACTGTGTCTGTGTCCTCTTCGCCTCCATCCCCGACTTCAAGGAGTTCTATTCCGAGTCCAACGTCAACCACGAAGGGCTGGAATGTCTGCGGCTGCTCAATGAGATCATTGCGGATTTTGACGAG CTGCTCTCGAAGCCAAAATTCAGTGGCGTGGAGAAGATCAAGACCATTGGCAGCACCTACATGGCAGCTACGGGATTAAATGCCACTTCTggccaggacaaccagcag GATGCCGAGAGGAGCTACACCCACCTGGGCATCATGGTGGAGTTCGCGGTGGCCCTGATAGCCAAGCTGGATATCATCAACAAACACTCCTTCAACACCTTCAAACTCCGTGTGG GAATAAACCATGGCCCTGTGGTGGCTGGTGTGATCGGAGCCCAGAAACCCCAATATGACATTTGGGGAAACACGGTGAATGTGGCGAGTCGCATGGAGAGCACTGGGGTGCTGGGGAAGATCCAGGTATGA